From one Henriciella marina DSM 19595 genomic stretch:
- a CDS encoding GrpB family protein translates to MTDDIEIVDYDPNWPAAFRLERERLYGALAGENILELFHFGSTAIKEMPAKPIIDILIVVPDLDLAKEALPQKLDWIGYDYWADNPKTDRLFFVRGMPPRGQRRTHHVHVSEPDGEMRQRLIFLDYLNAHPEEARQYASLKQRLAARYRHDREAYTLAKHDFIERIMMLAGPG, encoded by the coding sequence ATGACGGATGACATCGAAATCGTTGACTATGACCCAAACTGGCCAGCGGCTTTCAGGCTGGAGCGAGAGAGGCTGTACGGTGCCCTCGCCGGCGAGAATATTCTCGAACTTTTCCATTTCGGCAGCACAGCCATCAAAGAAATGCCCGCCAAGCCCATCATCGATATCCTGATCGTCGTTCCGGATTTGGATTTAGCGAAAGAGGCGCTACCCCAAAAGCTGGATTGGATCGGCTACGACTACTGGGCTGACAATCCGAAGACAGACCGCCTCTTTTTCGTCCGTGGCATGCCGCCCCGCGGCCAAAGGCGCACCCATCACGTGCACGTCAGTGAACCGGATGGCGAGATGCGTCAGCGTTTGATTTTCCTGGATTACCTCAATGCCCACCCTGAAGAAGCGCGCCAGTATGCAAGTCTCAAACAACGGCTGGCAGCGCGGTACCGGCACGACCGGGAAGCCTACACCCTCGCCAAGCACGACTTCATCGAGCGCATCATGATGCTCGCGGGTCCGGGCTGA
- the hisD gene encoding histidinol dehydrogenase gives MARWLDGTKADFDDALAAFLGEPRGEVEDVAKTVADVLADVSAKGGEAVARYTAKFDRLTLDPVTLQSDNVDLHALAAGCPADLREAIDFAAERIAAYHERQRPSDNFFKDAEGIELGWRWTPLDSVGVYVPGGLASYPSSVLMNAVPAKLAGVQRVVMTAPAPGGQLSNAVAYAALKAGVDEFYPIGGAQAVAALTFGAGHLKPVDKVVGPGNAYVAEAKRQVFGRVGIDTIAGPSEILVVADHSANPDWIAADLLSQCEHDTSSQSILITVEKAVGKSVEEAVEKQLKSLSTEARARSAWETHGAIILAKGLDQAADIANEIAAEHLELAIDDPEMLLPQIKHAGAVFLGHHTPEALGDYVTGSNHVLPTSRAARFSSGLGLTDFMKRMSVQRASPEGFAALAPSVLRLAEAEGLPAHARSVSIRTNAGGGDGG, from the coding sequence ATGGCCAGATGGCTTGACGGCACAAAGGCAGACTTCGACGACGCGCTGGCCGCTTTCCTGGGAGAGCCGCGCGGCGAGGTCGAGGACGTGGCGAAAACCGTCGCGGACGTGCTGGCAGACGTCAGTGCCAAGGGCGGCGAAGCGGTAGCGCGTTACACCGCGAAGTTCGACCGGCTGACGCTGGACCCTGTGACACTGCAGTCGGATAATGTGGACCTGCACGCGCTTGCGGCCGGGTGCCCTGCAGACCTGCGTGAGGCCATCGATTTCGCGGCAGAGCGCATCGCCGCCTATCATGAGCGCCAGCGCCCAAGTGATAATTTCTTCAAGGATGCAGAAGGGATTGAACTTGGCTGGCGCTGGACGCCGCTGGACAGTGTTGGCGTCTATGTGCCGGGTGGGCTTGCCTCCTATCCAAGCTCGGTCCTCATGAATGCGGTGCCTGCCAAGCTGGCAGGGGTACAGCGCGTCGTCATGACGGCGCCTGCACCGGGCGGTCAGCTGTCCAATGCGGTCGCCTATGCCGCGCTGAAGGCCGGGGTGGATGAGTTCTACCCGATTGGCGGGGCGCAGGCGGTAGCGGCGCTGACCTTTGGTGCAGGGCATTTGAAACCGGTCGACAAGGTCGTCGGACCGGGGAATGCCTATGTCGCCGAAGCCAAGCGGCAGGTGTTCGGGCGCGTGGGGATCGACACGATCGCCGGTCCGTCCGAAATTCTGGTCGTTGCTGATCATAGCGCAAACCCCGACTGGATCGCCGCTGATCTGCTCAGCCAGTGCGAACACGACACTTCGTCCCAGTCGATCCTGATCACTGTGGAAAAGGCTGTGGGTAAGTCTGTGGAAGAAGCTGTGGAAAAGCAGCTTAAGTCGCTCTCTACCGAAGCGCGTGCCCGGTCCGCCTGGGAAACGCATGGCGCGATCATTCTGGCGAAGGGTCTTGACCAGGCCGCAGACATTGCGAACGAGATCGCGGCCGAGCATCTGGAGCTTGCGATCGATGACCCGGAGATGCTGTTGCCGCAGATAAAACATGCGGGCGCGGTCTTCCTTGGCCATCACACACCAGAGGCGCTGGGTGACTATGTCACCGGGTCGAACCACGTGCTGCCGACAAGCCGTGCCGCGCGTTTCAGCTCGGGACTCGGCCTCACGGACTTCATGAAACGGATGAGTGTCCAGCGCGCCAGCCCAGAAGGATTTGCCGCGCTTGCGCCGTCTGTCCTGCGCCTTGCTGAAGCCGAAGGCCTGCCTGCGCATGCGCGCTCTGTTTCCATTCGCACCAATGCCGGTGGGGGTGATGGCGGATAA
- the uvrA gene encoding excinuclease ABC subunit UvrA yields the protein MTSPDLRMIRVRGAKEHNLKNVDVDIPRDKLVVLTGLSGSGKSSLAFDTIYAEGQRRYVESLSAYARQFLELMQKPDVESIEGLSPAISIEQKTTSKNPRSTVGTVTEIYDYMRLLWARVGIPYSPATGLPIQSQTVSEMVDRTMDLPEKTRLYLLAPMIRGRKGEYRKEFAELLKNGFQRVKVDGEFHDLESPPTLDKKFKHDIDVVVDRVVIREGMEQRLAESFETALGLANGIAVLEYADVEEGETEAKRITYSANFACPVSGFTIPEIEPRLFSFNNPFGACPACDGLGQQLKVDPELVVPDKDLSLAKGAIAPWARAASPYQTQTLQALGDHYDFDLDTAWNKLKQPIRDIILQGTGDEEIQFVYDDGLRRYEVKKTFEGVIPNLNRRYRETDSQWARDEIAKFQSAAPCPSCNGKRLKPEALAVKIDGLDISDSAEFSIKQAGEWFGQVVDTLNDQQTEIATRILKEINDRLVFLNAVGLEYLSLSRASGTLSGGESQRIRLASQIGSGLQGVLYVLDEPSIGLHQRDNERLLETLKRLRDLGNSVLVVEHDEDAILTADHVIDMGPRAGIHGGEIVSQGRPEDIIADENSLTGAFLNGKEEIAIPPKRRLKKKSRSLTIKGATGNNLKNVDATIPLGTFTAITGVSGGGKSTLIIETLYKALARKLNGASQAPAPYEGLEGLNHLDKVIDIDQSPIGRTPRSNPATYTGAFGPIRDWFAGLPESKARGYKPGRFSFNVKGGRCEACQGDGLIKIEMHFLPDVYVTCETCNGKRYNRETLEVLYKGKSIADVLDMTVEEAEKFFHAVPSIQSKMETLSRVGLTYIKVGQQATTLSGGEAQRVKLSKELSKRATGRTLYILDEPTTGLHFEDVRKLLEVLHELVDAGNTVVVIEHNLDVIKTADHIIDIGPEGGDGGGRVVGVGTPEEVSAIEDSWTGRFLAETFRRQDERRAAYAKRLKGKQAAE from the coding sequence ATGACGTCACCTGATCTTCGCATGATCCGCGTGCGCGGTGCGAAAGAACACAATCTGAAGAATGTCGATGTCGACATCCCGCGCGACAAGCTCGTCGTGCTGACGGGCCTGTCTGGCTCCGGCAAGTCCTCGCTCGCCTTCGACACGATTTATGCAGAAGGCCAACGGCGCTATGTCGAGAGCCTGTCGGCCTATGCCCGCCAGTTCCTTGAGCTGATGCAGAAGCCTGATGTCGAGAGCATTGAAGGCCTCTCGCCTGCCATCTCAATCGAGCAGAAGACCACGTCGAAAAACCCGCGCTCGACCGTCGGCACCGTCACGGAGATCTACGACTATATGCGCCTTCTCTGGGCGCGCGTCGGCATTCCCTATTCGCCAGCCACCGGCCTGCCGATCCAGTCGCAGACCGTATCGGAAATGGTCGACCGGACGATGGACCTGCCTGAAAAGACGCGCCTCTACCTGCTCGCGCCGATGATCCGTGGCCGCAAGGGCGAATACCGCAAAGAGTTCGCCGAGCTCCTGAAGAACGGCTTCCAGCGCGTAAAGGTTGATGGTGAGTTCCACGATCTCGAAAGCCCGCCAACGCTCGACAAGAAGTTCAAGCATGACATCGACGTCGTCGTTGACCGCGTCGTCATCCGCGAGGGCATGGAGCAGCGGCTCGCGGAAAGTTTCGAGACCGCCCTCGGCCTCGCGAATGGCATCGCCGTCCTCGAATATGCAGACGTCGAAGAAGGTGAGACCGAAGCCAAACGCATCACCTATTCGGCCAACTTCGCCTGTCCTGTCTCCGGCTTCACCATCCCGGAGATCGAGCCGCGGCTCTTCTCGTTCAACAACCCGTTTGGCGCCTGTCCGGCCTGCGATGGCCTTGGTCAGCAGCTGAAAGTCGATCCGGAACTCGTCGTACCAGATAAGGATCTGTCGCTTGCCAAGGGGGCGATTGCGCCTTGGGCGCGCGCTGCCTCACCCTATCAAACGCAAACGCTGCAAGCCCTCGGCGATCATTACGACTTCGACCTCGACACCGCCTGGAACAAGCTGAAACAGCCGATCCGCGACATTATCCTGCAAGGGACGGGCGATGAGGAAATCCAGTTCGTCTATGATGACGGCCTCCGCCGCTATGAGGTAAAGAAGACCTTCGAAGGCGTCATTCCGAACCTCAACCGCCGCTACCGCGAGACAGACAGCCAGTGGGCGCGCGACGAGATAGCGAAATTCCAGTCAGCGGCCCCCTGCCCGTCCTGTAATGGCAAGCGCTTGAAGCCGGAGGCCCTGGCGGTAAAAATCGACGGCCTCGACATTTCCGACAGCGCTGAGTTTTCAATCAAGCAAGCGGGCGAATGGTTCGGCCAGGTCGTCGATACCCTCAACGACCAGCAGACCGAGATCGCCACCCGCATCCTGAAGGAAATCAATGACCGTCTGGTCTTCCTCAACGCGGTTGGTCTCGAATACCTGTCACTCTCCCGTGCATCGGGCACGCTTTCTGGCGGCGAAAGCCAGCGCATCCGTCTTGCCAGCCAGATCGGCTCTGGCCTGCAGGGTGTGCTTTACGTGCTCGATGAGCCGTCCATCGGCCTGCACCAGCGCGACAATGAACGCCTGCTGGAAACGCTCAAACGCCTGCGCGACCTCGGCAATTCAGTGCTTGTCGTTGAGCATGATGAGGATGCGATCCTCACAGCAGACCATGTCATCGACATGGGGCCACGCGCCGGCATCCATGGCGGCGAGATTGTCAGCCAGGGCAGGCCCGAAGACATCATCGCTGACGAAAACAGCCTCACCGGTGCCTTCCTCAATGGCAAGGAAGAGATCGCCATTCCACCAAAGCGACGCCTCAAGAAAAAGTCCCGCTCACTCACTATCAAGGGCGCGACCGGCAACAACCTCAAAAATGTCGACGCAACCATCCCGCTCGGCACATTCACCGCGATTACCGGCGTCTCTGGCGGCGGCAAGTCGACCCTCATCATCGAGACGCTGTACAAGGCGCTGGCCCGCAAACTGAACGGCGCGTCGCAGGCCCCTGCCCCCTATGAAGGGCTCGAAGGCCTCAATCATCTCGACAAGGTCATCGACATTGACCAGTCACCGATCGGGCGAACGCCCCGGTCGAACCCGGCGACCTATACCGGCGCCTTCGGGCCAATCCGCGACTGGTTCGCTGGCCTGCCGGAATCCAAGGCACGCGGTTACAAGCCGGGCCGCTTCTCGTTCAACGTGAAGGGCGGCCGCTGTGAGGCCTGCCAGGGCGACGGCCTCATCAAGATCGAGATGCACTTCCTGCCGGATGTCTACGTCACCTGCGAAACCTGTAACGGTAAACGCTACAACCGCGAGACGCTGGAGGTCCTCTATAAGGGCAAGTCGATTGCTGACGTGCTCGACATGACAGTCGAGGAGGCCGAAAAATTCTTCCACGCCGTGCCCAGCATCCAGTCCAAGATGGAAACGCTGAGCCGGGTCGGCCTCACCTATATCAAGGTCGGCCAACAGGCGACGACGCTTTCAGGCGGCGAGGCCCAGCGGGTGAAGCTCTCCAAGGAGCTTTCGAAACGTGCCACTGGCCGCACGCTCTATATCCTGGACGAGCCGACGACGGGTCTTCATTTCGAGGATGTCCGCAAACTTCTCGAAGTCCTGCATGAGCTGGTCGATGCTGGAAACACGGTTGTCGTGATCGAGCATAATCTCGACGTCATCAAGACGGCCGACCACATTATCGATATCGGCCCTGAGGGCGGTGATGGCGGTGGCCGCGTGGTCGGAGTCGGCACGCCGGAAGAGGTGTCGGCCATCGAAGACAGCTGGACGGGGCGCTTCCTTGCCGAAACCTTCCGCCGTCAGGATGAGCGCCGAGCCGCCTACGCCAAACGCCTCAAAGGAAAACAGGCGGCCGAATAA
- a CDS encoding fimbrial biogenesis chaperone: protein MKLSRLIRGGLLAFAVLAGSYIPADGLEVSLSPTSIELTAVPGERVRDVVTLTNNDSAETLSLTISLADWTIDAGGGLALLAPGDSETTITPSVRFTPAFVTLAPSETRDILIDIATPSDFDAASARRFALLASAISPDTRPGNDGLLRKIEVSSLVYLTGARASSDPAILDAGLDAQTLTLSLENTGGAHARLQGTVRIGGRSDTITLPIASLVILPGSTRDFQIPLDRQLPDNPMVTVDLVDTHAPQIPQGQWPLPRFTAPLEAQPAAALR, encoded by the coding sequence ATGAAACTCTCACGGCTCATACGCGGCGGATTGCTTGCCTTTGCCGTTCTGGCCGGCAGCTACATTCCCGCCGATGGCCTCGAGGTCAGCCTGTCCCCCACATCGATCGAACTGACCGCTGTGCCCGGTGAACGCGTTCGCGACGTCGTCACGCTGACCAATAACGACAGCGCCGAGACGCTCTCGCTGACCATCAGTCTCGCCGACTGGACCATCGATGCCGGAGGCGGGCTCGCCTTGCTGGCACCGGGCGACAGCGAGACCACGATCACGCCATCTGTCAGGTTCACCCCCGCCTTTGTTACGCTGGCACCCAGTGAAACCCGGGACATTCTCATCGACATCGCCACGCCATCGGACTTTGACGCGGCCAGCGCGCGGCGCTTTGCGCTACTTGCCTCGGCGATCTCGCCTGATACCCGCCCCGGAAATGATGGCCTGCTCCGCAAGATTGAAGTTTCCAGCCTCGTCTACCTGACAGGCGCCAGGGCCAGCAGCGACCCGGCAATTCTGGACGCAGGGCTCGACGCGCAAACCCTTACCCTCAGTCTGGAAAATACAGGCGGCGCCCATGCGCGCCTTCAAGGCACTGTGCGCATTGGTGGCCGGAGCGATACGATCACCCTCCCCATCGCCAGCCTCGTCATACTGCCAGGATCAACGCGCGATTTTCAGATCCCGCTTGATCGCCAGTTGCCAGATAATCCGATGGTGACGGTCGACCTCGTCGACACACATGCCCCGCAGATCCCTCAGGGCCAATGGCCCCTGCCACGCTTTACGGCGCCGCTGGAAGCTCAGCCAGCTGCCGCCCTGCGATAG
- a CDS encoding fused DSP-PTPase phosphatase/NAD kinase-like protein: MSTEPEKSAPKKRKKRKKPPHIAADMTTAAGRKRARREMTLSDHGFLREGFQNLHQISPEMWRSNQPNPRQVAEHAAARGIRTIINLRGESTKGYYLLEKEACEEAGIALVDFQVFSRDTPTVETIEAARDLFETIEYPALMHCKSGADRAGIMSAFYMIFRRGMPVEKALKQLSGKYLHVKSGKTGMLDAFFEAYLKSTRETGKPFMAWVREDYDREAVKADFLNRSRGRIGLDRLLRRE, encoded by the coding sequence ATGAGTACTGAACCGGAAAAATCCGCGCCGAAAAAGCGCAAGAAACGCAAGAAACCGCCGCATATCGCCGCCGATATGACGACGGCTGCGGGGCGCAAGCGTGCGCGGCGGGAAATGACGCTCAGCGATCACGGATTTCTGCGGGAGGGGTTTCAGAACCTTCATCAGATCAGCCCTGAGATGTGGCGATCCAATCAGCCCAATCCGCGCCAGGTAGCCGAACATGCCGCCGCGCGCGGTATTCGGACCATCATCAATCTGCGCGGTGAGAGCACGAAGGGCTATTACCTCCTTGAAAAAGAAGCCTGCGAGGAAGCGGGCATTGCGCTGGTCGATTTCCAGGTCTTTTCGCGCGATACGCCGACGGTTGAAACGATCGAGGCGGCCCGCGATCTGTTTGAGACGATTGAATATCCGGCTCTGATGCACTGCAAGTCGGGCGCAGACCGGGCAGGGATCATGAGCGCCTTCTACATGATCTTTCGGCGCGGCATGCCGGTCGAGAAGGCACTGAAGCAGCTTTCTGGCAAATACCTGCATGTGAAGTCAGGCAAGACCGGCATGCTGGACGCCTTTTTTGAGGCCTATCTGAAATCCACACGTGAGACGGGCAAGCCCTTCATGGCGTGGGTGCGCGAGGATTATGACCGCGAGGCTGTAAAGGCCGATTTTCTGAACCGTTCGCGCGGCCGGATCGGTCTCGACCGGCTGCTCCGGCGGGAATAA
- the infA gene encoding translation initiation factor IF-1, whose protein sequence is MSKEELIEFNGTIMELLPNATFRVKLENDHEIIGYTAGKMRKNRIRILTGDKVLVEMTPYDLTKGRITYRFK, encoded by the coding sequence ATGTCAAAAGAAGAACTTATCGAGTTCAATGGAACGATCATGGAGCTTTTGCCGAACGCAACGTTCCGCGTGAAGCTCGAAAATGATCATGAAATTATCGGCTATACCGCCGGCAAGATGCGCAAGAACCGCATCCGCATCCTGACGGGCGACAAGGTCCTCGTTGAAATGACGCCTTATGATCTGACCAAGGGCCGGATCACCTACCGCTTCAAATAG
- a CDS encoding YitT family protein, whose translation MSDTPETEAPIVQHKWYEDVQALILGTLLLSFGVILYSEAMLITGGVAGTSLLVEFGTSLTFGPVFFILNLPFFALSILRMGWAFTIRTFISVALVSAQTRLLPMWVDFSFLEPAYAAVAGAAMMGIGLVVLLRHRAGIGGVTILSQFLQDRGIIRAGLFQLIVDLIILIVALFLLPLKLVALSIVGAFVLNLTVAINHRPGRYRGMS comes from the coding sequence ATGTCCGACACACCTGAAACCGAAGCGCCGATCGTCCAGCACAAATGGTATGAGGACGTCCAAGCGCTCATCCTCGGCACATTGCTGCTGAGCTTCGGCGTGATCCTCTACAGTGAAGCGATGCTGATCACCGGCGGCGTCGCAGGCACCAGCCTGCTAGTTGAGTTCGGCACCTCGCTCACCTTCGGGCCGGTCTTCTTTATCCTGAACCTGCCTTTCTTTGCGCTCTCCATCCTTCGCATGGGATGGGCCTTCACGATCCGGACATTCATCTCTGTGGCGCTTGTCTCTGCGCAGACCCGGCTTCTGCCAATGTGGGTCGATTTCAGCTTCCTGGAGCCTGCCTATGCCGCCGTCGCAGGCGCTGCGATGATGGGGATCGGCCTTGTCGTCCTTCTGCGCCACCGCGCAGGTATTGGCGGGGTGACCATCCTCTCCCAATTCCTGCAGGACCGGGGCATCATTCGGGCCGGCCTGTTCCAGTTGATCGTTGACCTGATCATCCTCATCGTGGCGCTCTTCCTGCTGCCGCTGAAACTGGTCGCACTCTCAATTGTCGGGGCGTTCGTTCTGAACCTGACAGTCGCCATCAACCACAGGCCCGGCCGCTACCGGGGCATGAGCTAG
- the ssb gene encoding single-stranded DNA-binding protein has product MAGSVNKVIIIGNLGADPEVRQFQNGGQVCNLRIATSETWKDKNTGERREKTEWHQVAIFSEGLVRIAQQYLKKGSKVYVEGKLQTRKWQDQSGADRYSTEIVLQGFDGTLTMLDSAGGGQGGGGGGGGRSGGGNYGGGGGGPRQLDGPPQDFNQDFEDEIPF; this is encoded by the coding sequence ATGGCTGGCTCAGTGAACAAAGTAATTATCATCGGCAATCTCGGGGCAGACCCCGAAGTGCGCCAGTTCCAGAATGGCGGCCAGGTCTGCAATCTGCGGATCGCTACATCTGAGACCTGGAAGGACAAGAATACAGGCGAGCGCCGGGAGAAGACCGAGTGGCACCAGGTGGCCATCTTTTCCGAAGGTCTGGTGCGGATTGCGCAGCAATACCTCAAAAAGGGCTCCAAGGTTTACGTCGAAGGCAAGCTCCAGACCCGCAAATGGCAGGATCAGAGCGGCGCCGATCGGTATTCGACCGAGATCGTGCTTCAGGGCTTTGATGGCACGTTGACCATGCTGGACAGCGCTGGCGGTGGCCAGGGCGGCGGCGGCGGTGGTGGCGGTCGCTCGGGCGGTGGCAACTATGGTGGTGGCGGCGGCGGGCCGCGCCAGCTCGACGGCCCCCCTCAGGATTTCAATCAGGACTTCGAAGACGAGATCCCGTTCTAG
- a CDS encoding UPF0262 family protein, which translates to MADKRLVAVEIDEETLSTSGPDAEHERRVAIFDLIEENVFGVQGDETGPYVLHLSMIERKLVFDIRLEDQTKVHMFILSISPFRGIIRDYFMICENYYSAIKTQSPHQIEAIDMARRGIHNEGSSLLAERLENKIDVDFDTSRRLFTLICALHAGQTRGPGT; encoded by the coding sequence ATGGCGGATAAACGTCTTGTTGCCGTTGAGATCGATGAGGAGACGCTTTCGACAAGCGGTCCCGACGCTGAGCATGAGCGCCGTGTCGCCATATTCGACCTTATCGAGGAGAACGTATTTGGCGTTCAGGGCGACGAGACCGGACCGTATGTGCTTCATCTGTCGATGATCGAGCGCAAGCTGGTCTTTGATATCCGGCTGGAGGACCAGACCAAGGTCCATATGTTTATCCTGTCGATCTCGCCCTTCAGGGGAATTATCCGCGACTATTTCATGATCTGCGAGAACTATTATTCCGCGATCAAGACGCAGTCGCCGCACCAGATCGAGGCGATCGACATGGCGCGGCGCGGTATCCACAATGAGGGGTCTTCGCTGCTTGCAGAGCGGCTGGAGAACAAGATCGATGTCGATTTCGATACGTCCCGCAGGCTCTTCACGCTGATCTGCGCGCTCCATGCCGGTCAGACACGAGGACCGGGGACGTAA
- the murA gene encoding UDP-N-acetylglucosamine 1-carboxyvinyltransferase, whose amino-acid sequence MDSLKIIGGQPLSGEIPISGAKNSALKLMAASLLTAQPVTLTNMPNLADTRFLSQLLQTLGVEVYWPKGHSECRLNAENLTSTIAPYEQVRKMRASFNVLGPMLARYGHATVSLPGGCAIGARPVDLHLQAFEAMGADLLVEQGYVKAAAIHGLKGAQIVFPFVSVGATEHAMLAATLAKGETVLENAAREPEIADLANCLISMGAKIDGAGTSTITIQGVDELHGTQHKVMSDRIEAGTFAMAVAAAGGDVTLTNAPVGALSAINHALRNAWVEVDADKEAGTIRIKRGDTALKPVNIDTAPYPGFPTDLQAQFMALMSIANGPSIIRENIFENRFMHAPELSRLGAQIIVRGSEAIVTGVEHLKGAPVMATDLRASVSLVIAALAAQGETEVSRIYHLDRGFERLEEKLSAVGANIRRVSVDAEAG is encoded by the coding sequence ATGGACAGTCTTAAAATCATTGGCGGACAACCGCTTTCCGGCGAGATCCCGATCTCGGGTGCGAAGAACTCGGCATTGAAGCTGATGGCAGCCTCGCTGCTGACGGCACAGCCCGTCACGCTGACGAATATGCCGAATCTCGCCGACACCCGGTTTCTCTCGCAGCTGCTGCAGACTCTGGGCGTCGAAGTATACTGGCCGAAGGGCCATTCGGAGTGCCGCCTCAACGCGGAAAATCTGACCTCGACGATCGCGCCCTATGAGCAGGTGCGCAAGATGCGGGCGAGCTTCAACGTGCTGGGGCCTATGCTGGCGCGCTATGGGCATGCGACGGTGTCGCTGCCTGGCGGCTGTGCGATCGGTGCACGTCCGGTGGATCTTCACCTGCAGGCCTTTGAGGCGATGGGGGCCGACCTGCTGGTCGAGCAGGGCTATGTGAAGGCGGCGGCCATTCACGGGCTGAAGGGCGCGCAGATCGTCTTTCCATTCGTGTCGGTTGGCGCGACAGAGCATGCGATGCTGGCTGCGACGCTCGCCAAAGGGGAGACCGTGCTTGAAAACGCGGCGCGCGAGCCGGAAATTGCCGACCTTGCCAATTGTCTCATTTCGATGGGCGCCAAGATCGACGGGGCAGGGACCTCCACGATCACGATCCAGGGCGTCGACGAGCTTCACGGCACCCAGCACAAGGTCATGTCTGACAGGATCGAGGCAGGCACGTTTGCGATGGCGGTTGCCGCAGCTGGCGGCGACGTCACGTTGACCAATGCGCCCGTGGGCGCCTTGAGCGCGATCAATCACGCCCTTCGCAATGCGTGGGTCGAGGTTGATGCGGACAAGGAAGCGGGAACGATCCGGATCAAGCGCGGCGACACTGCGCTCAAGCCGGTCAATATCGACACCGCCCCTTATCCCGGCTTTCCAACCGACCTGCAGGCGCAGTTCATGGCGCTGATGTCGATTGCGAACGGGCCGTCGATCATTCGCGAGAATATTTTCGAGAACCGTTTCATGCATGCGCCTGAATTGTCGCGGCTTGGAGCACAGATTATTGTGCGCGGGTCCGAGGCGATTGTGACGGGTGTCGAGCATCTCAAGGGCGCGCCCGTCATGGCGACGGACCTGCGTGCCTCTGTCTCTCTTGTCATCGCAGCGCTTGCTGCCCAAGGTGAGACGGAAGTGAGCCGTATCTATCACCTCGACCGGGGGTTTGAGCGGCTGGAAGAGAAGCTGAGCGCTGTCGGGGCGAATATTCGCCGCGTCAGCGTCGATGCAGAAGCAGGCTAA
- a CDS encoding Maf family protein: protein MQDGRAPLTLASASPRRLDLLAQAGIAPDRIQPADIDETPLKDEPPAALAERLARQKALHVHTEGGFTLAGDTVVALGRRVLPKADDAAEVAECLNLLSGRAHQVLSGLAVCAPDGRVSVRVVQSRVVFKRLTEVEIETYAQHGDGVGKAGGYAIQGKAAPFVRRINGSYTAIVGLPLYEAVSMLEGLGYRRAAAG, encoded by the coding sequence ATGCAGGACGGGCGCGCGCCCCTGACATTGGCGAGCGCGAGTCCACGGCGGCTCGACCTTCTGGCGCAAGCGGGAATCGCTCCCGATCGCATCCAGCCCGCCGATATCGACGAAACTCCGCTAAAAGACGAACCGCCCGCAGCGCTGGCCGAACGCCTTGCGCGGCAGAAGGCGTTGCATGTTCACACCGAGGGCGGGTTTACGCTGGCTGGCGATACGGTTGTCGCGCTTGGCCGCCGGGTGCTGCCCAAGGCAGATGACGCGGCGGAGGTCGCTGAATGCCTCAACCTGCTGTCTGGCCGCGCCCATCAGGTCCTGTCGGGGCTCGCTGTCTGCGCGCCGGATGGCCGGGTATCGGTGCGCGTCGTGCAATCGCGCGTTGTCTTCAAGCGCCTGACCGAAGTCGAAATAGAGACATACGCTCAGCATGGCGACGGTGTCGGCAAGGCTGGCGGCTATGCCATCCAGGGCAAGGCGGCACCATTTGTTCGCCGCATCAATGGATCCTACACCGCGATTGTCGGTCTCCCGCTCTATGAAGCGGTCTCCATGCTTGAGGGACTTGGCTATCGCAGGGCGGCAGCTGGCTGA
- a CDS encoding DUF2948 family protein, with translation MAEQKPLRLVAEDRDDLTVISAAVQDSVIKAENFRYEKSQRRFSLELNRFRWEQAAGKSKRQPKTRIRSLLAIDGALSVKTRGVSRADPDLVYSLLSVEFEPDETPPGGIVRLHFAGDGELAIHVEVLDVTLLDSDYEWTTRRTPQHERRIR, from the coding sequence ATGGCAGAGCAGAAACCATTACGGCTGGTTGCTGAAGACCGGGATGACCTGACCGTCATCTCCGCGGCCGTGCAGGACAGCGTCATCAAGGCTGAGAATTTTCGCTATGAGAAAAGCCAGAGACGGTTCTCGCTGGAGCTGAACAGGTTCCGCTGGGAGCAGGCCGCCGGCAAGTCGAAGCGTCAGCCGAAAACGCGGATCCGCTCCCTGCTGGCGATCGACGGGGCGCTGTCGGTCAAGACACGAGGCGTGTCGCGCGCAGACCCTGATCTGGTCTATTCATTGCTGAGCGTGGAATTCGAGCCAGATGAGACTCCACCGGGCGGCATCGTCAGGCTGCATTTCGCTGGCGACGGAGAGCTTGCCATTCACGTGGAAGTTCTCGATGTGACGCTGCTCGACAGCGATTATGAGTGGACGACGCGGCGCACACCGCAGCATGAGCGCAGGATACGCTAA